The following coding sequences are from one Streptomyces sp. NBC_01485 window:
- a CDS encoding TnsA-like heteromeric transposase endonuclease subunit produces MIINSSQDGASAGLPAVAGSVYRVPEPGSVEAEFAEANGTLVQRRWVEAAVTVRFEQLAPVAAFPVVPGRRWGPGWWWSATTGRHVMHGSQAMCTQLMILDRDPQVVALSARPVRLIWRDPDSGRVLTWVPQLFARYADGRALLADCPATAAPAAGRAERAAAVLEAACAAAGFTYRRMAPPEKVVAANVRWLAGYRHPRHRDAGGLEQAVLEAFAAPRPLMAGAAAAGEVLTTLPVLYHALWSGRLSADLTRPLGEQTLVSPGPVAGDGKRREQQES; encoded by the coding sequence GTGATCATCAACAGCAGCCAGGACGGCGCGTCGGCCGGCTTACCGGCCGTCGCCGGCAGCGTCTACCGGGTACCGGAACCGGGCTCGGTGGAGGCGGAGTTCGCCGAGGCGAACGGCACGCTGGTGCAGCGCCGCTGGGTGGAGGCCGCCGTCACGGTCAGGTTCGAGCAGTTGGCGCCGGTGGCGGCGTTCCCGGTGGTACCGGGGCGGCGGTGGGGCCCGGGCTGGTGGTGGTCGGCCACGACCGGGCGGCATGTGATGCACGGATCACAGGCAATGTGCACGCAGCTGATGATCCTGGACCGCGATCCGCAAGTGGTAGCGCTGTCGGCGCGGCCAGTGCGGCTGATCTGGCGGGATCCGGACAGCGGGCGGGTGCTGACGTGGGTACCGCAGCTGTTCGCCCGCTATGCCGACGGCCGCGCTCTGCTCGCCGACTGCCCCGCCACGGCGGCTCCCGCCGCCGGCCGGGCCGAGCGCGCCGCCGCGGTGCTTGAAGCGGCCTGTGCGGCGGCGGGGTTCACCTACCGGCGCATGGCGCCGCCCGAGAAGGTGGTGGCGGCGAACGTGCGGTGGCTGGCCGGCTACCGACATCCCCGCCACCGTGACGCAGGCGGCCTTGAGCAGGCGGTGCTCGAGGCGTTCGCCGCGCCGCGGCCGCTGATGGCCGGGGCCGCGGCGGCGGGCGAGGTCCTCACTACGCTGCCGGTGCTTTACCACGCGCTGTGGAGCGGTCGGCTGTCCGCGGACCTGACACGGCCGCTGGGTGAGCAGACCCTTGTCTCGCCCGGCCCGGTCGCAGGCGACGGGAAGCGGCGGGAGCAGCAGGAGAGTTGA
- a CDS encoding Mu transposase C-terminal domain-containing protein: protein MGAQVTFEGRAWQVTGLVDGRVYLVAEDGATGCVLAVRLVSAPGFSVTGPTEPPAPALWETVPLAAQERALAWLRHIREVETGLPGGPVGGAPRPEYDPRRFTLAEREEVKARELAALGWARASRTTVQRMRLVYQRQGLWGLVDKRHLRTGSATGRTDERVVAAVLEALRRRRGRSKTTTLQIIELAEQIVADTHGPARVKLPGRSSLYRLVKALADPAEPPGSAARTATGPARSGGPPPALRPAERVDIATARLGLRAVGEDGGVVPVAVTAALDAASGCVLAAVLHPPQDGPVQLSVLLAEMAVPRPQRPGWPALLEQAHAGGPARRLVSLPERIEATAARPAAVPETLIVDQSTAAVTSAVLAVCESLGISLEPAPLRTAGAKRGAVRTLEVLAGLFARHATTAEEAYGAGQAVGAYWSMPQLQDLLDEWITVRWHQRPQEQLRHPLLPRAGLAPKEMWEVLLGVAGMVPLPLAGKHYGELLPARRCALTDSGIRLGGRRYDDACLDEHRGRGQRWEVHHHPHDPRQVFVRLPDGLLHAVGWAQGEHTLHPFDEMVRRRTGGVLARRGAGAQPSIETRDGSGAAGRTADVAAVEGIAGAMTVHDADGGGAGGHIARDTGGFGVYDPRAEAELW from the coding sequence GTGGGCGCTCAGGTCACGTTCGAGGGCCGCGCCTGGCAGGTGACCGGTCTGGTCGACGGGCGGGTGTACCTCGTCGCCGAGGACGGGGCCACCGGGTGTGTGCTGGCCGTCCGTCTGGTGTCCGCGCCCGGCTTCTCGGTGACCGGTCCCACGGAGCCGCCGGCCCCGGCGCTGTGGGAGACGGTGCCGCTGGCCGCGCAGGAGCGGGCCCTGGCCTGGCTGCGGCACATCCGCGAGGTCGAGACCGGGCTGCCCGGCGGCCCGGTAGGCGGCGCGCCCCGGCCCGAATACGACCCGCGGCGCTTCACCCTCGCCGAGCGGGAAGAGGTCAAGGCGCGTGAACTGGCGGCGCTGGGCTGGGCCAGGGCCAGCCGGACCACGGTGCAGCGGATGCGGCTGGTCTACCAGCGGCAGGGGCTGTGGGGGCTGGTCGACAAGCGCCACCTGCGCACCGGATCGGCGACCGGGCGTACCGACGAGCGGGTGGTGGCCGCCGTGCTGGAGGCCTTGCGCCGGCGCCGCGGCCGGTCGAAGACCACCACTCTGCAGATCATCGAGCTGGCCGAACAGATCGTGGCGGACACCCACGGGCCGGCCCGGGTGAAGCTGCCCGGCCGCTCGTCGCTGTACCGGCTGGTGAAGGCGCTGGCGGATCCGGCCGAGCCGCCGGGCAGTGCGGCGCGCACCGCCACCGGCCCGGCCCGCTCGGGCGGCCCGCCGCCTGCGCTGCGGCCCGCCGAGCGGGTCGACATCGCCACCGCCCGCCTGGGTCTGAGGGCGGTGGGCGAGGACGGGGGTGTGGTGCCGGTGGCGGTGACGGCGGCACTGGATGCGGCGAGCGGCTGCGTGCTGGCCGCCGTGCTGCACCCGCCCCAGGACGGGCCGGTTCAGTTGTCGGTGCTGCTGGCCGAGATGGCCGTGCCCAGGCCTCAGCGCCCGGGCTGGCCGGCCCTGCTGGAGCAGGCCCATGCGGGCGGGCCTGCCCGGCGGCTGGTGTCACTCCCTGAACGGATCGAGGCCACGGCGGCGCGTCCGGCGGCCGTGCCCGAGACGCTCATCGTCGACCAGTCCACAGCCGCCGTCACCTCCGCTGTCCTGGCCGTGTGCGAGAGCCTGGGCATCAGCCTGGAGCCGGCCCCGCTGCGGACGGCGGGCGCAAAGCGCGGCGCCGTGCGCACGCTGGAGGTCCTCGCCGGCCTGTTCGCGCGGCACGCCACCACGGCGGAAGAGGCATACGGAGCGGGACAGGCGGTCGGGGCGTACTGGAGCATGCCGCAGCTGCAGGACCTGCTGGACGAATGGATCACCGTCAGGTGGCACCAGCGCCCCCAGGAGCAGCTGCGCCATCCGCTGCTGCCCCGGGCGGGGCTCGCCCCCAAGGAGATGTGGGAGGTGCTGCTGGGCGTGGCCGGGATGGTGCCGCTGCCGCTGGCCGGGAAGCACTACGGCGAACTGCTGCCGGCGCGCCGGTGCGCCCTCACTGATTCCGGGATCCGGCTGGGCGGGCGCCGCTACGACGATGCGTGTCTGGACGAACACCGCGGCCGCGGCCAGCGGTGGGAGGTCCACCACCATCCCCACGACCCGCGGCAGGTCTTCGTCCGGCTGCCCGACGGCCTGCTCCACGCGGTCGGGTGGGCACAGGGCGAGCACACCCTGCACCCGTTCGACGAGATGGTCCGGCGCCGCACCGGCGGCGTCCTTGCGCGCCGCGGCGCGGGCGCACAGCCGAGCATCGAGACGAGGGACGGCTCCGGTGCGGCAGGGCGCACCGCAGACGTCGCGGCCGTGGAAGGGATCGCCGGCGCCATGACGGTGCACGACGCTGATGGTGGCGGTGCCGGTGGTCACATTGCCCGGGACACCGGCGGGTTTGGGGTGTACGACCCGCGGGCGGAGGCCGAGCTGTGGTGA
- a CDS encoding transposase — protein MVSAHGGRPVAGARHRQVKLGAYVTFEGRAWQVAAVAGASVRLVDDHGQTASVLASFLFADPAFAVVDSPAAAVPPWGLLESVPERERERALAWQRHIREVETGLPGGPASGGTPRPEYDPARRSMAEREQAKADELARLGWPQVSRATVRRMRARYHASGLLGLIPRRKPSRATGRADERVVTAVLEALRRQRGRSTGTLKGLRELTGQILADTHGPGAVELPAPSTFNRLVRVIADPLEHPGRPARTATTTPVRPYTPTVALRPGELVQVDTTRLDVMAVGEDGKPVRPELTIALDVATRSVVAAVLREEGTKAVDAALLLAEMAVPHPARPGWPGHLRLAHAAVPYDRLLALDDRLEQAAARPVVVPETIVIDRGAIFVSAAFLAACETLGVSVQPTPPRSPAAKGAVERTFGSINTLVAQHIAGYTGSHILERGEAVEDEARFTVAQLQELLDEWITARWQHRPHEGLRHPVLPKKALTPNEMWGALLGASGYVPLPLAGADYLELLPVRFHPITGRGIRINYRTYDHACLNEHRGRSSLTGPGGGWEVHLNPHDVRQIYIRLPDGLLHEVPWIHRDHVHAPMGETAWRHIRAALNRRGDREHHEAALAEAADHVLRRARPLPGHGAPAPAAAGAASPQTADGDAEAEDSPDAVDAPDADGNPADSDELSPPAGRYALYNAFEEAEHW, from the coding sequence GTGGTGAGCGCACACGGCGGCCGCCCGGTGGCCGGCGCCCGGCACAGGCAGGTGAAGCTGGGGGCGTACGTGACGTTCGAGGGCCGCGCCTGGCAGGTGGCCGCCGTGGCCGGGGCGTCGGTGCGCCTCGTCGACGATCACGGGCAGACCGCCTCCGTGCTCGCCTCTTTCCTGTTCGCCGACCCCGCCTTCGCCGTGGTGGACTCCCCTGCCGCCGCGGTGCCGCCGTGGGGGCTGCTGGAGTCGGTGCCCGAGCGGGAGCGCGAGCGGGCCCTGGCCTGGCAGCGGCACATCCGCGAGGTCGAGACCGGGCTGCCCGGCGGCCCGGCAAGCGGCGGGACGCCCCGGCCCGAATACGACCCGGCACGGCGGTCGATGGCCGAGCGGGAACAGGCCAAGGCCGACGAACTCGCCCGGCTGGGCTGGCCGCAGGTCAGCCGGGCCACTGTGCGCCGCATGCGCGCCCGCTACCACGCGAGCGGCCTGCTCGGGCTGATCCCCCGCCGCAAGCCGTCGCGTGCGACAGGGCGGGCCGATGAACGGGTGGTGACCGCCGTGCTGGAGGCGCTGCGCCGCCAGCGCGGCCGCTCCACCGGCACGCTGAAAGGGCTGCGGGAGCTGACCGGGCAGATCCTGGCCGACACCCACGGGCCGGGCGCGGTCGAGTTGCCTGCGCCGTCGACGTTCAACCGGCTGGTGCGCGTGATCGCCGATCCTCTGGAGCATCCCGGACGGCCGGCCCGCACCGCCACCACCACGCCGGTACGGCCGTACACGCCGACGGTGGCGCTGCGGCCGGGCGAGCTGGTCCAGGTCGACACCACCCGCCTGGACGTGATGGCCGTCGGCGAGGACGGGAAGCCGGTGCGCCCGGAGCTGACGATCGCTCTCGATGTGGCGACCCGCTCCGTGGTGGCGGCCGTGCTGCGTGAGGAGGGCACCAAGGCCGTGGACGCGGCGCTGCTGCTGGCGGAGATGGCCGTGCCCCATCCCGCACGGCCCGGCTGGCCCGGCCATCTGCGCCTGGCCCACGCCGCCGTCCCCTACGACCGGCTGCTCGCCCTGGACGACCGGCTGGAGCAGGCGGCGGCGCGGCCGGTGGTGGTGCCGGAGACGATCGTCATCGACCGCGGGGCCATCTTCGTCTCCGCCGCGTTCCTGGCCGCCTGCGAGACCCTGGGGGTGAGCGTGCAGCCGACGCCGCCCCGCTCGCCGGCCGCCAAAGGCGCCGTCGAGCGGACCTTCGGCAGTATCAACACGCTCGTCGCCCAGCACATCGCCGGCTACACCGGCTCCCACATCCTGGAGCGCGGCGAGGCGGTGGAGGACGAAGCGCGGTTCACCGTGGCCCAGTTGCAGGAGCTGCTGGACGAGTGGATCACCGCCCGCTGGCAGCACCGCCCCCACGAGGGCCTGCGCCATCCGGTCCTGCCGAAGAAGGCCCTCACCCCGAACGAGATGTGGGGCGCGCTGCTGGGCGCGTCCGGGTACGTGCCGCTGCCGCTGGCCGGCGCCGACTACCTGGAACTGCTGCCCGTGCGGTTCCACCCCATAACCGGCCGCGGCATCCGTATCAACTACCGCACCTACGACCATGCCTGCCTGAATGAGCACCGCGGCCGGTCCTCCCTCACCGGGCCCGGAGGCGGGTGGGAGGTCCACCTCAACCCGCACGACGTGCGACAGATCTATATCCGCCTGCCCGACGGGCTCCTGCACGAGGTCCCGTGGATCCATCGCGACCACGTCCACGCCCCCATGGGCGAGACCGCATGGCGTCACATCCGCGCCGCCCTGAACCGGCGCGGCGACCGCGAACACCACGAGGCCGCCCTGGCCGAGGCCGCCGACCATGTTCTGCGCCGCGCCCGCCCCTTGCCCGGCCACGGCGCACCCGCCCCAGCGGCGGCGGGAGCGGCGAGCCCGCAGACGGCGGACGGCGACGCGGAGGCCGAGGACAGTCCCGACGCCGTCGACGCCCCTGACGCTGACGGCAATCCTGCCGACAGCGATGAACTCTCCCCGCCCGCGGGCCGATACGCGCTGTACAACGCCTTCGAGGAGGCCGAACACTGGTGA
- a CDS encoding TniB family NTP-binding protein, giving the protein MTSPDTTPPAEETSAGTVTTFDAFARFAATAPPTPPQPGQAPRSPEERLAYHSQFVTVRTPAIETLSRSVRTLMILGRHQSVTARPSLIVTGPATTGKTTALLEVGRTCHLAHTRRAAPGDDSVPVAYVLVPPGATAKTLAGEFARYLGIPVTTRMTTTQITTAVCHTYTAAGVKLALIDEIHRLNPRTSSGAEAADWLKDLTERVRATFVYAGIDVTDSAVFTGVRGAQLAGRASLIDCGALPARAGEREPFRELIASLEQALDLHAHRAGSLPKLASYLHERTAGRIGSLSRLIRQAAIEAILDSSERITKGLLDGIALDHLAEEHYRPRNPARRRTRPSSR; this is encoded by the coding sequence GTGACCAGCCCCGACACCACGCCCCCCGCCGAGGAGACGTCCGCAGGGACAGTCACCACCTTCGACGCCTTCGCCCGGTTCGCCGCCACCGCACCGCCCACACCGCCGCAGCCGGGCCAGGCACCCCGCTCGCCGGAGGAACGCCTTGCCTACCACTCACAGTTCGTCACCGTGCGCACCCCGGCCATCGAAACCCTCTCGCGCAGTGTGCGCACCCTGATGATCCTCGGCCGCCACCAGAGCGTCACCGCACGCCCGTCCCTGATCGTCACCGGGCCCGCCACGACCGGCAAGACGACCGCGCTGCTCGAAGTGGGCCGCACCTGCCACCTGGCCCACACCCGCCGCGCCGCCCCGGGCGACGACAGCGTGCCCGTCGCCTACGTGCTGGTGCCGCCCGGCGCCACCGCCAAGACACTGGCCGGGGAGTTCGCCCGCTACCTCGGCATCCCCGTCACCACCCGCATGACCACCACACAGATCACGACCGCCGTCTGCCACACCTACACCGCGGCCGGGGTCAAGCTCGCGCTGATCGACGAGATCCACCGGCTCAACCCGCGCACCTCCAGCGGCGCCGAGGCCGCCGACTGGCTCAAAGACCTCACCGAACGCGTGCGGGCCACGTTCGTCTACGCGGGCATCGACGTCACCGACAGCGCCGTGTTCACCGGGGTGCGCGGCGCGCAGCTGGCCGGGCGCGCCTCCCTGATCGACTGCGGGGCGCTGCCCGCGCGGGCCGGCGAGCGGGAGCCGTTCCGGGAGCTGATCGCCTCCCTTGAGCAGGCCCTCGACCTGCACGCCCACCGGGCGGGCAGCCTGCCGAAGCTGGCCTCCTACCTGCACGAACGGACCGCCGGACGCATCGGCAGCCTCTCCCGCCTGATCCGCCAAGCGGCCATCGAAGCCATCCTCGACAGCAGCGAACGCATCACCAAAGGTCTGCTGGACGGCATCGCGCTCGACCACCTCGCCGAAGAGCACTACCGGCCCCGCAACCCCGCCCGCCGCCGCACCCGCCCCAGCAGCCGGTGA
- a CDS encoding TniQ family protein: MPGPLRVRPLPGEATASYLTRLATTYRLSPAQLLDGHGITATGTEHAPPAAEIRLSAEAARRLSGFTRIPLTHLTRALPHLRPPAPSSAHTGAHGTATAHWHTVEIALQPLPACTACTIRRSPHTAASAWIHPSPGLPRTMICTRHQQASSDPRHPGPLDIRAVPELTQAHLRARRPATPVSLSWASTITTRWYDHQQHVHERWHTRLHRLTAANPRMSPGPPSPALTCRELITYPETLTLAAALDRLPPHPMTRTQQTTFLHQLAGRLQLSRLAPADHDLLWKRLTTH; this comes from the coding sequence GTGCCCGGCCCGCTACGCGTACGGCCGCTGCCCGGCGAAGCCACCGCCTCCTACCTCACCCGCCTCGCCACCACCTACCGCCTCAGCCCCGCCCAGCTCCTCGACGGCCACGGCATCACTGCCACCGGCACCGAGCACGCCCCGCCCGCCGCCGAGATCCGCCTCAGCGCCGAAGCCGCCCGCCGCCTGTCCGGCTTCACACGCATCCCCCTCACGCACCTCACCCGTGCCCTGCCCCATCTGCGCCCGCCCGCGCCCTCGTCGGCCCACACCGGCGCGCACGGCACGGCCACCGCCCACTGGCACACGGTCGAGATCGCCCTGCAGCCATTACCGGCGTGTACCGCCTGCACCATCCGCCGCAGCCCGCACACAGCAGCCTCCGCGTGGATCCACCCGTCGCCGGGCCTGCCCCGGACCATGATCTGCACCCGCCACCAGCAGGCCTCCAGCGACCCCCGGCATCCCGGACCCCTCGACATCCGAGCTGTCCCCGAACTCACCCAAGCCCACCTTCGCGCGCGCCGCCCGGCGACACCGGTCTCCCTGAGCTGGGCATCGACGATCACGACACGCTGGTACGACCACCAACAGCACGTACACGAACGCTGGCACACACGCCTGCACCGGCTTACCGCCGCCAACCCCCGCATGTCCCCAGGTCCGCCGTCTCCGGCCCTGACCTGCCGCGAGCTGATCACCTACCCGGAGACCCTCACCCTCGCCGCGGCTCTTGACCGCCTGCCCCCTCACCCCATGACCCGCACCCAGCAGACCACCTTCCTCCACCAACTCGCCGGCCGCCTCCAACTGTCACGCCTCGCACCCGCCGACCACGACCTGCTCTGGAAACGCCTGACCACCCACTGA